From the genome of Flavobacterium ovatum, one region includes:
- a CDS encoding DUF4290 domain-containing protein: protein MNSKYQKENANDVVHHLEYNAEREHLIIPEYGRHLQKLIDQATAIENVEERNKAAKYIIQVMGTLNPHLRDVLDFQHKLWDQLFIMSDFKLDVESPYPIPSREVLQLRPDVLQYPQNYPKYRYYGNNIKYMIDVANKWEDGDMKSALVKVIANHMKKSYLSWNKDTVKDDVIFEHLYELSDGKLNLTQSDEELINTSDLLRTNKRISNKITTSGPPKIQKNVKSKKPFVKNNNNQNK, encoded by the coding sequence ATGAATTCAAAATACCAAAAAGAGAACGCGAATGATGTTGTACACCACTTGGAGTACAATGCAGAAAGAGAACATTTGATTATTCCAGAATATGGACGTCATTTGCAAAAATTAATTGATCAAGCAACAGCAATTGAAAATGTTGAAGAACGCAATAAAGCGGCAAAATATATTATTCAAGTAATGGGGACATTAAATCCTCATTTGCGTGATGTACTTGACTTTCAGCATAAATTGTGGGATCAGCTTTTTATCATGTCTGATTTTAAATTGGATGTAGAATCGCCTTATCCAATTCCCTCTAGAGAAGTTCTGCAATTAAGACCAGATGTATTACAATACCCTCAAAATTATCCTAAATACAGATATTACGGAAACAACATCAAATACATGATTGATGTGGCTAATAAATGGGAAGATGGAGACATGAAAAGTGCCTTGGTGAAAGTGATTGCTAATCATATGAAAAAATCTTATCTAAGCTGGAATAAAGACACCGTTAAGGATGATGTAATCTTTGAACATTTATATGAATTGTCAGATGGTAAATTGAATTTAACTCAAAGTGATGAAGAGTTGATAAACACGTCTGATTTATTGCGAACCAATAAAAGAATATCAAATAAAATTACGACAAGTGGACCGCCAAAGATTCAAAAGAATGTAAAGAGCAAAAAACCATTTGTGAAAAATAATAACAACCAGAATAAGTAA